In Methanothrix sp., a genomic segment contains:
- a CDS encoding pentapeptide repeat-containing protein yields MAGKSQNSMSLRQIPATLILAEIEQGRSVEFNEVLIKGDLIIGYASLPVEEKRFQVSSAIRITNSQFDGKVTLGRTAFLEPVDLRGSSFHQQASFSGSLFKSVADFGNVSFSGEVSFNKCQFEDETSFNRALFERKAFFSKSLFKREAYFRKSIFMESLSFNRCQFEGDSYFKGSQFHKDASFRKANFAHDADFSSSHFTGVSSFQSAHLLGDAFFIDATFDGGLILSRIKYEKLHIRWKSLTRPKYRCRFLEHLERKSKLISTNSDGETAYLLLIENFKRLGFLEDADDCYYHYRNERRPGLPAHYRPIDWILMASYGYGVRPLRPLLLSAAFLFAFSLFYAAVPGLFNPSGSMGLGEAVNLSLTLLLSGTRLIDDPNSAATGALYFIFTLEKLVGSFLFALFLISVGRTIIR; encoded by the coding sequence TTGGCCGGTAAGAGCCAGAACTCAATGAGCCTCAGGCAGATCCCTGCCACATTAATCCTGGCGGAGATAGAGCAGGGCAGGTCGGTGGAGTTCAATGAGGTTCTCATCAAGGGTGATCTGATCATAGGTTATGCCAGCCTGCCAGTGGAGGAGAAGAGGTTTCAGGTAAGCTCCGCCATAAGGATAACCAACTCCCAATTCGATGGCAAAGTGACCCTGGGACGGACTGCTTTCCTGGAACCGGTCGACCTCAGGGGATCGAGCTTCCATCAGCAGGCCAGCTTCAGCGGCTCCCTATTCAAATCGGTTGCCGACTTTGGAAATGTCTCCTTTTCCGGAGAGGTCAGCTTCAACAAATGCCAGTTTGAGGATGAGACAAGCTTCAACCGGGCGCTCTTCGAGAGGAAGGCATTCTTCAGCAAATCGCTCTTCAAGAGGGAGGCCTACTTCAGAAAATCCATCTTCATGGAGAGTCTGAGCTTCAATCGCTGCCAGTTCGAGGGCGATTCTTACTTCAAGGGATCCCAGTTTCATAAGGATGCCTCGTTCAGAAAGGCCAATTTCGCCCACGATGCCGACTTCAGCAGCTCCCACTTCACAGGAGTGTCGAGCTTCCAGTCCGCTCATCTCCTTGGAGATGCATTCTTCATCGATGCCACCTTCGATGGCGGCCTGATCCTCAGCCGGATCAAATATGAGAAGCTTCACATCCGCTGGAAGAGCCTGACCAGACCCAAGTATCGATGCCGCTTCCTGGAGCACCTGGAGAGAAAAAGCAAGCTGATCAGCACCAATAGCGATGGAGAGACTGCATATCTGCTTTTAATTGAGAACTTCAAGAGGTTGGGCTTTCTCGAGGATGCTGACGACTGTTACTATCACTACAGAAATGAGCGCCGGCCGGGCTTGCCGGCCCACTACCGCCCCATCGACTGGATACTCATGGCCTCCTATGGCTATGGCGTCCGCCCCCTCCGCCCTCTTCTCCTCTCCGCCGCCTTCCTCTTTGCCTTCTCCCTCTTTTATGCTGCCGTTCCGGGCTTGTTCAACCCCTCTGGATCTATGGGCCTGGGGGAGGCAGTAAACCTCAGCCTCACCCTCCTTCTCTCCGGCACCAGGCTCATAGATGATCCCAACAGCGCCGCCACAGGCGCTCTTTACTTCATCTTCACCCTGGAGAAGCTTGTTGGCTCGTTTCTCTTCGCCCTCTTCCTGATCTCAGTGGGCAGGACGATAATCAGATAG
- a CDS encoding Fpg/Nei family DNA glycosylase has protein sequence MPELPEVELARGYLEAAVLCQPIEEVLVEDERILSRITPAEIEQHLAKKSFRSVQRHGKRLFLELDGRLWLTIHLGMTGRLIYLQKGEDEPAHTRLLLRFQNGFCLAFDDLRIFGEAGLTASPSSFLAEAKTGPDALQVDREGFAEIMRGRRGAIKSLLLNQRLVSGIGNLYADEALFQAGIHPQSRGLNELQLGRLHSTIQEVLRTSISVQADFSRLPDSYLLRHRHPGGLCPRDGTLLKHEKLGGRTSYYCPEHQRPFGHKHLSDYRPAH, from the coding sequence ATGCCCGAGCTTCCTGAGGTAGAGCTGGCCAGAGGATATCTGGAGGCGGCTGTCCTCTGCCAGCCCATAGAGGAGGTGCTAGTTGAAGATGAACGCATCCTCTCCCGGATCACTCCGGCTGAGATTGAGCAGCACCTGGCAAAAAAGAGCTTCCGCTCAGTTCAAAGGCATGGTAAGAGGCTCTTTTTGGAGCTGGACGGGAGGCTGTGGCTCACAATTCATCTGGGCATGACTGGAAGGCTGATCTATCTGCAGAAAGGGGAGGATGAGCCTGCCCATACCAGGCTGCTGCTCCGATTTCAAAACGGCTTCTGTCTGGCCTTTGACGATCTTCGGATCTTCGGGGAGGCGGGGCTCACAGCAAGCCCCTCCTCTTTTCTGGCAGAGGCGAAGACAGGGCCTGATGCCCTGCAGGTTGACCGGGAGGGATTTGCAGAGATCATGCGCGGCAGGAGGGGAGCTATCAAGTCCCTTCTCCTCAATCAGAGGCTCGTCTCCGGCATTGGAAACCTCTATGCTGATGAGGCCCTCTTTCAGGCGGGCATACATCCCCAATCCCGGGGGCTGAATGAGCTGCAGCTAGGCCGCCTCCACTCCACCATTCAGGAGGTACTGAGAACATCCATCTCCGTCCAGGCGGATTTTAGCCGCCTGCCCGATTCCTACCTTCTCCGCCACCGCCATCCCGGCGGCCTCTGTCCCCGGGACGGCACACTTCTCAAGCACGAGAAGCTTGGCGGACGGACCAGCTACTACTGCCCTGAGCACCAGAGGCCATTCGGCCACAAGCATCTATCTGATTATCGTCCTGCCCACTGA